Proteins encoded within one genomic window of Neodiprion fabricii isolate iyNeoFabr1 chromosome 6, iyNeoFabr1.1, whole genome shotgun sequence:
- the LOC124184581 gene encoding uncharacterized protein LOC124184581, translated as MPADVAMHTNFLQFTSKTSLADSNVDSCWNTENMSGYMTLVGPNGHRQGVQVKVYRTSVEHFAVIYPQKKVCRPLGVLNLRNTTIERFGDEGFLVRQKGFDSPVALTFLVECKKELDYWILAFTARNSPLMHQSSLPIVEEEEI; from the coding sequence atGCCGGCCGACGTAGCGATGCACACCAACTTCCTGCAGTTCACCAGCAAGACCAGCCTGGCCGATTCGAACGTCGACTCGTGCTGGAACACGGAGAACATGAGCGGGTACATGACCCTCGTGGGTCCGAACGGACACCGGCAGGGCGTCCAAGTCAAGGTGTACCGAACCAGCGTCGAACACTTCGCGGTGATCTATCCCCAGAAGAAGGTCTGCCGTCCGTTGGGTGTCCTGAACCTCCGTAACACGACGATCGAGCGTTTCGGCGACGAGGGATTTCTCGTTCGGCAAAAGGGTTTCGACTCCCCGGTAGCCCTGACCTTCCTCGTCGAGTGTAAGAAGGAGCTGGACTACTGGATCCTCGCCTTCACCGCCCGCAACAGTCCGCTGATGCACCAGAGCAGTTTGCCGATAGTCGAAGAGGAGGAGATATAA